A DNA window from Fusarium fujikuroi IMI 58289 draft genome, chromosome FFUJ_chr11 contains the following coding sequences:
- a CDS encoding related to phospholipase C, protein MSVKSTENFPLARYRAGGGHPTGQRNGIEENLEESFLSHFTQLFNKYAGPNGTWRRDQIGLFMHHVQVENPEGLASYLVDQDELNLPELIKYLTSPCGNILEMASPQDLTWPLNNYFISSSHNTYLTGNQLSSDSSTEAYKDALLRGCRCIEIDVWDGKEQWKPGFGSEDDVEREAKDTSREAAPRKMGFADRAIIKIGRWAMNKFDPVDPDGRTIDDRLLDVIDAEPRVLHGFTLTKEVLFRDVCQTVKEYAFTTSDLPLIVSLEVHCSPLQQGAMVNIMEEVWADYLLPIPEFESDCLPSPHELRNKILIKVKYVPEDSQGKGKDTPDSTDDESMLEVVVEGDEKKVKKVKPPKIIPRLSRLGIHTRGISFKSLEEPEASMPNHIFSLSENAAFAIQRRMPKALFSHNRQFLMRTYPHGMRFDSSNYDPVIFWRAGVQVVALNWQSWDLGMVLNEGMFMGSDGYVLKPEGYRHDPSQQHSIEESHIPSKILERVAITIIAAQNLPLLNRHDDPAKFIPYVKIGLHTEPDALSAMVDENATAEQVKQVGYSGETGKSKGTSPDFGGETVEFLNVEGVVPELAFLSFRVMNDVPGPDVMAAWACVRLDRLRLGYRFLRLLDKEGMPSKGILLVKSEIREAI, encoded by the coding sequence ATGTCAGTTAAATCAACCGAAAACTTCCCGCTTGCCAGATATAGGGCTGGCGGTGGACATCCGACTGGTCAGCGCAACGGTATAGAGGAAAATCTGGAAGAGTCCTTCCTAAGTCATTTCACCCAGTTATTCAACAAATATGCCGGACCCAACGGCACCTGGCGTCGAGACCAAATTGGTCTCTTCATGCACCACGTCCAAGTTGAAAACCCAGAAGGCCTGGCCAGTTACCTTGTCGATCAGGATGAGCTAAATCTGCCCGAACTCATCAAGTATCTCACATCACCATGCGGCAACATTCTCGAAATGGCATCTCCACAAGACCTGACCTGGCCATTGAACAACTACTTTATCAGCTCAAGCCACAACACATACCTCACAGGGAACCAACTTTCCAGCGACTCGAGCACTGAAGCGTACAAAGACGCCTTGCTTCGTGGATGTCGCTGCATCGAAATAGATGTCTGGGACGGTAAAGAACAGTGGAAGCCAGGATTCGGCTCAGAGGATGACGTCGAGAGAGAAGCCAAGGATACTTCTCGGGAAGCGGCGCCAAGGAAAATGGGCTTTGCAGATCgagccatcatcaagattgGGCGCTGGGCCATGAATAAGTTTGATCCCGTTGATCCTGACGGCAGAACGATTGATGATAGACTCTTGGATGTTATTGACGCCGAGCCAAGAGTTCTTCATGGCTTCACCCTTACCAAAGAGGTTCTTTTCCGCGACGTCTGCCAGACCGTCAAAGAGTATGCGTTCACCACGTCTGATCTTCCACTCATCGTCAGTCTGGAAGTCCACTGCTCTCCACTGCAACAAGGCGCAATGGTCAACATCATGGAGGAGGTCTGGGCTGACTATCTTCTCCCTATACCCGAGTTTGAATCCGATTGCCTGCCATCTCCTCATGAGTTGAGGAACAAGATTCTCATCAAGGTGAAGTACGTTCCGGAGGACAGCCAGGGAAAGGGCAAGGACACGCCTGATAGTACGGATGATGAGAGCATGCTCGAGGTTGTTGTGGAGggagacgagaagaaggtcaagaaggtcaagccGCCCAAGATCATACCGCGCCTGAGCCGTCTTGGTATTCATACTCGAGGGATTAGTTTCAAATCACTCGAGGAGCCCGAAGCGTCGATGCCGAATCATATCTTCTCGCTTTCAGAGAATGCAGCCTTTGCGATTCAGAGACGCATGCCAAAGGCGCTCTTCTCGCACAACAGACAGTTTCTCATGCGGACGTATCCTCATGGTATGCGGTTTGACTCGTCCAACTACGATCCTGTCATTTTCTGGCGCGCTGGTGTCCAGGTCGTGGCTCTCAACTGGCAATCGTGGGACCTGGGCATGGTGCTCAACGAGGGCATGTTTATGGGCTCAGATGGATATGTTCTTAAGCCTGAGGGATACCGTCATGACCCGAGCCAACAGCATAGCATCGAGGAGTCTCACATCCCTAGTAAGATATTGGAGAGAGTGGCTATAACAATCATCGCAGCACAGAACCTTCCTTTACTCAACCGTCATGATGATCCCGCCAAGTTCATTCCTTACGTCAAGATCGGCCTACATACTGAGCCAGATGCCCTATCAGCGATGGTCGACGAGAACGCTACAGCCGAGCAAGTCAAACAAGTTGGGTACAGTGGCGAAACAGGCAAAAGCAAAGGTACCAGTCCGGACTTTGGAGGTGAGACGGTGGAGTTTCTCAACGTCGAAGGTGTTGTTCCAGAACTGGCTTTCCTTTCATTTAGGGTCATGAACGATGTACCTGGGCCCGATGTGATggctgcttgggcttgtGTTCGTTTGGACAGGCTGAGGCTTGGATATCGGTTCTTGAGATTGCTGGATAAGGAGGGTATGCCGAGCAAGGGTATATTGTTGGTGAAAAGTGAAATCAGGGAAGCTATTTAG